AATATGTACATGACTTCAGTAACATTACAATTTGTTAATGATGGTAGTGTTCGTCCCCTGAGGAGTGATGGTGAGCTTGAGCTAGAGCTTGGTAGTGATGACCTCTAGCAGCGGCAACGTCGTGGGTGTCGGCGAGGTACCCACTGGGCAGCACCACAGGTTTGGCCAGAGGACCGTGGTAAGCCCCGACATATCCGGAACCCCCATGGTACGCTCCAGAGAACCCGGAGTGGGAGTCGTAGCCTCCAGCGTATCTGCCGTCATCTCCGTGGTAGTCTCCATGGTCTCCGTGGCCAGCATGGGCCTGGGCCTTGGCCACGGCGGCAAAGTGCTCGGCCTTAGCAGCGGCCACCTCATGAGTGTCAGCGATGTGTCCATCATGCAGGACATGAGGAATGGCGATGGGTCCGTGGTACCTGGAAATCATTCAAAAGGATtttgaaatagttaatattaatgttcGTGTCAATCTTTATTCTGCATAAAATTACTAAGACGTTGATAAAAACCTAAAGGAGTTGTATTAAtacctatttttatttaacataataatagtCTCAAAGAACTAATGACTccttagtttatttttaagaataacaattcttgatacaataatttaatctgtaaaattacctttttttacGTCTACTAGAAAAACTATCTATTTCAGTTTGATCTATTTAcctttaatatgttatataatgttGCGATACGGACGTGATGTTACAAATAATTGAGGCACTTATAAaagcaaacaatataaaatgatcTACATGATGAAtgataaaatgatataaaaatgataaaatgaaTGATAATGTTCCTGATTTCTTTCGTAATAGAAAGGAAGCAaaccaattatattatttgtttcttggcatttttaaattttgttaaattacttaTTAGACAAAGTTACAGTACTATTTTTAGCAATATTAActtgtttacaattattaaattaatttataactgcCTTGGAGAGCAGTGTGTCTATGTTTCAATTGCTACTAAGAGAGAATAGAAAATTGGTAAACGGTTGTACAAGTATAATGTAGAGAGCCTCATTGACAAAACTAAAGACCATTGTATTTAGACTGTTTTATTAGCTAAATATTAATATGCTTAAACTATATATGTATTTAGACTGTTTTATTAGCTAAATATTAATATGCTTAAACTATATATTGGAACTGGATGAGGGAAATGTTAGTTTAAAAGGAGCAGACTCTTTTCACTCCGACTCATATACGATCATTAACTTTTCAATTTTAGGTGGATccttacaaatatttagaaaatcataatgtaattaaatgtaaaaaagtattattggcgaatttgtattaacataatcattttgtaattaaataaaaaacatcgtCTAACAGTACAGGGCAACTTCTTCAGTATCCTGAAACTgaagataaaatttaatgtatggtttTGAAAATACAAAGAAATCACCTGGATGGACTGGAGGAAAAGGAAATTCCAacgaaattatatgtttttttgccatgagaataaataaaatattactttatttattgatgCCGGCACCGGTTACAGCTCCGCTAGTTCAGTCATTTACTGCATTAAATGTAATCGTGCGTAGGATTAATTAGTAAAGTTAATTATGTATAGAACTGTCTGACCGTTTTACATAAAATCAAAACGGTaggaaatgtttatttcaaatagcGTTTTAACAGgaaatcattaaataattcattaagtGGTTTATAAAGCAAAACATGCAACGCTTAACAGGCATGGCTTTTcaggaaataaattattctaaacagAAATAACTTATTGATAATCAGCTATAAATGTGATAACGGCTTGATACGTTTGAATGACAGGTTCGTGTTTATGGtggatttatttttacttacttttatacTACTTTTATACTTTACTTTAATGTTTACTTCATTAAAAAATACCCACTTCCAATTATAGAAACCATAGGGTAGATTGGTAAGAGAAATATCAGTGGGCTATGCTTGACAAATATCTCTCCTCCTTCACAAATTTTCTTGGTTATGAAGAACTTACGAAATGATTGTAAGAATATTGCTTTCATATTTGAAAGTTCCAAACGCATCTCTCACCTGAAGTCGCCATGACTGCTGTGATCGGCAGCTCCGCTGTAGGCTGCGCCCCCATGGCCTCCATGGCTGTAACCCCCAGCATATCCACCTAGAGCTCCCGCTTTACTGACGGCGGCGAAAGTGTTCAGCCTTGGCTGCCGCGACTTCGTGCGTGTCGGCTAGATGACCAGATGGGAGAACATGGGGAATCGCCTGGGGACCGTGGTAACCCTGGTACAGTCCTCCTGGGGCCGCCAAAGAGCTAGATAGGGCTGCCAGCCCAAAGATGACTACAGCCTGGAGAGACCATACAAGAATATAAGATGGTTAACTATATCAGAGGCGAATgggtaaaaataatgtaaagcaTTTTTGACGCATAGTTGTTGATATAAAAATTGAGTAATTTGAGCAAGTAAAGCACGATTGATATTGAAACACATATTTAGAACACAAGCAGTTTCTCAAAATAGTGGGTAAAGGAAGAAAACCTGCATATCCTAACAGTTGAAAGTTGCATTTAACCAGCAATATTCAATCAATCTTTCAACTTCCCAATAGAACATTTACATTCACACTCACAATTAGTAGAATTTTGCAGTTCATTGGAATTCAGTTTCATATGATTGAACTTTGATTCGCAAAATATCGATCCAGCTTTTCCTGAAAgagtattatattatagtttagcATCCTATTACTTAATGCAATAGTAAATTGAAATGCAATAGCTCCAGACAGACGCCAGCCAACCTTGAGGATTTATAACGAGCCGCAAAGAGTGGTTTTATGATAGGTTATACATTAGATTCCAGTTTATGCCAAAGTCATAATCAGTAATCACAGTTACATATAAAGCAGCTATAAAAGATTAGCGGTAATATAGATACTTGTTTATCTCGAAAGTAATCCatactatatacattttattattttcttgatttattattattttcgtatTATTGTATTGACAACTTGATTACTTTTTATCTATATATTACAACTTAATTACTAACAAATCTGTATATTTGgatagtaatacaaattaaaagagcTGCACAATACCTGCTCATTAAAATGTGGAGAAGTTGTTGATAAACGCgtatatgaaagtaataataaacaaaaacaaaattaagctTATAGAGAACGGATTATACCTTAAAGACAACTATATATCTTTTACGGCTGagctttatatataattttataatgtataggATATTTTGGAGTGTTACGACTCTTAGTTGTaagtttgatataatttaatttttatttttatactcgaGTTGAGAAATTTTTAAGTAACATTATATGGCCTACAACAGTCTTTGATTAGCGCTACAATCAATTgggttaatttataattttgagaaatattcaaTCATTGAAACGAATAATAAACTTCCATGGAAATCAATCGACATAGAAAGCATTGTAATTAATCTCCCTCTTAATATAGTACTTAATTATAAtactaagtaaaatttatttaaacataagtatttttcGATTCTACATTATGACCGAAGATGTTCTAAAAGTATATTGCACTGGATtcctttacattttgtttaaagaaattatGTATTAGTGCTAGTACTTACGAAAGTGTTCATGATTATTCACAGAGTGTACTGATAAAGGGGAGTGGGCCGAGATCTATATATATAGTTGGAACATATACATTCCCCTCCCCGGCAGATTTCGTAAAACCACCGTTGAGCCGCTCGCCTGGAAACTAGGCCCTCTGCAATACAGAGCGTTATGTGACCACTTCCTCAATCACTCGACGCCTTCCAATTAATTCAGAAGCACCTGGCGGTAGAAACCGTTGAGCAAGGTGcgatttatttattgattgttactTTGCCAGCCGCCGCTGAGGAAAGAATCCTTTGTTAAACAGGGCGTGTAGGCAGACGAAATTGGGATGACTCTTCGCTTCTGGGCGAGTTGGGCAATGGTCACTCTGGGATAGATAAACTCTTCTGATACAATCATAATTAGCTCAGCTGTCTTCATTTATTCATTTAGACCACCTATTGCCTTCGTCTCTAAAACCATTTGGGTTTTCTGAACATATAAATCCCCA
The Homalodisca vitripennis isolate AUS2020 chromosome 4, UT_GWSS_2.1, whole genome shotgun sequence DNA segment above includes these coding regions:
- the LOC124361078 gene encoding cuticle protein 5-like, whose product is MAEKIFSLSQAVVIFGLAALSSSLAAPGGLYQGYHGPQAIPHVLPSGHLADTHEVAAAKAEHFRRRQYHGPIAIPHVLHDGHIADTHEVAAAKAEHFAAVAKAQAHAGHGDHGDYHGDDGRYAGGYDSHSGFSGAYHGGSGYVGAYHGPLAKPVVLPSGYLADTHDVAAARGHHYQALAQAHHHSSGDEHYHH